The DNA sequence GCTCTTTTATTCGGTTTGGAAAGTGCTTTGGAAATTTCCTTTACCGTGATTTTTCCTTTCTGCCATGTAATTCGTAAAATTTCCCATTCCAGGTTGCTGATATTTAATTTCTTCATTTCTGTTCTCCTACTTCTGTGGCAAAGTTCCTACAGGTGTAGTATATGTCAAGAAAAAAGATACCCACCTATTCAAAAATTAAATTAATTCTCTCTAAAGTGTCTTATAACGCAAAATATCAATCACTAAAAAATTATTTTCCTTCCTTCTTATACAAAATAAAAGAATACAAAACCGGATACAATACAATTGCCATAACCACAATGAACATCACAACCAAAGATGTTTGTGAATTTTTCCAGAGAAGTGGGATCAAGATCATTAGAAAACCTGCCAAAACAAAACTGATCCCACCTGAACGATGCGTTTTTCTCCACACATTTTCCGAAGATAAAGTCCAAGGAGTACGGATTCCGGCAAAAAAGTTGGAAGGAATTTTCGGAAGGAGATTTCCCAATAAAATGAACATCAAGCCAATCAGGTAAAAGATCATATTTCCGCTGGGATTCAATATTTCTTTTGCCAGCAGGATCGTATAA is a window from the Candidatus Cloacimonadota bacterium genome containing:
- a CDS encoding DUF1648 domain-containing protein — protein: MSRFKWCFVIIIIQIIASLYLGLSLSEDVKIPCHWNIKGEIDGYYGKWTGLLLFPGISIAMLLLLIALPYISVRYKNARERFDKVIPNLATIIIFFFAGFHVYTILLAKEILNPSGNMIFYLIGLMFILLGNLLPKIPSNFFAGIRTPWTLSSENVWRKTHRSGGISFVLAGFLMILIPLLWKNSQTSLVVMFIVVMAIVLYPVLYSFILYKKEGK